The region TGGGCCGCAGCGCGGCTTGAGCCATGCGCTTCACCCGTGGACCAACCGAGGGGCTCCTGGCGGTTTGCCCCTGGTGCCGCGAGCCGGCGGCGCTGGAGCTGGCCGAGGCGTGGACCGACCACGCCTTTCAGTTGGAGACCTGCTGCGAGGCGGCCCATGAGGAGGTGTGCGCCGGCCTTGCCGACGATCCCGCCTGGGCGCGCGACCTGCTGCGCCAGCTCGGCGCCGAGGTGCTGCTGGGGGGCACGCTTCGCCGGGTGGCCGATACCGGCTGTGGCCAGCTGCTGCTGGACTGGAAGCTGGAGATCCGGCCCGTGAGCTTCGCGGTCGCGGCCGGCTTCGTGCGGCGGCATCACGCCCACAACGCCGCCCCGGTCGCCTGGCGCTACGGGGCCGCCATCGCCAACGGGCCGACCCGGCTGCTGGGCGTGGTGATGGTCGGCAACCCTGTCGCCCGCGGCCTGATGGGCCGCGGCACGGTCGAGGTGAACCGGCTGTGCATCCGCCGCGACGTGCCCCGCGTCCTGGCCTGGAACGCCTGCTCGCAGCTCTACGGCTGGGCAGCGCGGGAGGCCGAAGCGCGGGGCTTCGAGCGCATCGTCACCTACACCCGTGCCGATGAAGAGGGCGGTAGCCTCACCGCCTCGGGCTGGACCAGGGACGCCCGCGTGCGCGGCCGCTCCTGGAGTAGCCCGGCCCGGGCGCGCCGCGATCAGGGCGTGCCGATCGACAAATGCCGTTGGTCCCGCGCCCTGCGGCCTCGCCGGGCAGCGGGGCGCCCATCCGCGCCGAATCCCGTCATGCCCCTCACCCTGGATGCTCCCGGGTGAGCCGGCCCGTCCGACAACACCAACAGAGAGGAGCCACGCCGTGGCCACCATCAACATCGTCCTGTCCGCCTATCCCGGCCATCGCGTGCGCGAGGTGGGCTGCAGCTGGACCTCCATCGGCATCGGCGGCAACACGCCGACGCGCCGCCTGGCCGTGCAGGGCCTGGGCGGCATCACCGAGGCCGTGTCCGCCTTCGGCCGCGACGTGCTGGCCGCAAACCCGGAGGCCAGCTTCGCCATCTCCGTCACGATGGCAAGCGGCCAACGCAAGCCCCGTGGCTTCGACGACGCCGAGAGGGCCGGGACCTTCGGCCAGCACGCTCATCTGCGCGATGAAGTCGGCGAGGAAGTGAATTACCGGAAGCTGGCCAGTCCGACCGTTTCCGCCCCGACACCGGCTCCTGTCCCGGCATGAGGCAGGAGAGATGAGAGACAGGGAGGAGGGGCGTGCCGCACCCCGTCCCCCGCCGCAAGGGCAGGGGCCTGACGGCCCGCCGCTGCGCGGCGCCCTTGCCCCGGGGGCACGGGGCGCCGGCGGCAGGGGAGGTGTTCGGAAAGGAACACCGCCATGGAAATCCGCCGCCTTGCCACCCGTCCGGGGACGGCCCTGCTCACCCCGCTCGCGCCCGCCGCCGCGAACGACGCGATCGCCTGCACCCGGTGCAGCACGGCCTTCGGCACCGATCCGACGATCTCGGTCGACTGCCCAGTCTGCTGTGCTACGCAGGGCGAGCGTTGCCGCCAGCCGGCGGAGGGCGGCTTCCACCGCTCGCATTACAGCCGCGCGCGCATCGCGCTGGCCCTTGGCCGCATGAGCGCCTGCTCCGCCCTGACCTGGGACGATCTGCACACCCTGCCGGTGCGCCTGGCACCGCCATCCCTTCCGAACGACGAGCACGTCCAACCGAACCCTTGAGGGAACCCCATGAGCGCCGTCCGCAGCTTCCTCGATCTTTCCACCGCCCATCTCTCGAAGGAGGACCGCACCCTGCTCGACGCCTGCGCCGGTCACGACACCGGCGAGGTCCTCTGCGCCATGACCCCCTACGGCTGGTTCGCTTTTGCCTGCGAGGAACGGCCGCAG is a window of Roseomonas gilardii DNA encoding:
- a CDS encoding XF1762 family protein, which encodes MRFTRGPTEGLLAVCPWCREPAALELAEAWTDHAFQLETCCEAAHEEVCAGLADDPAWARDLLRQLGAEVLLGGTLRRVADTGCGQLLLDWKLEIRPVSFAVAAGFVRRHHAHNAAPVAWRYGAAIANGPTRLLGVVMVGNPVARGLMGRGTVEVNRLCIRRDVPRVLAWNACSQLYGWAAREAEARGFERIVTYTRADEEGGSLTASGWTRDARVRGRSWSSPARARRDQGVPIDKCRWSRALRPRRAAGRPSAPNPVMPLTLDAPG